CGAACTCCTGGACCCTCTGCACCTGCTCGTGGGCTACCGGGTCGAGTTCTGATATCAATAGAAAGTACTCCCGGTCGAATTCGGTTCCCGTACCCGCGCCATATGCAGTTTTAAATAGCGGATTCGCAGGGTTGTAGTCGGCGGGACGGGCGATCAACGGCCCGACCATGCCCATCTGAATGTGTTCTACCGGTTCAAAGTGGCAGTGGTACATATAGGTGCCGGGATCCTTGGGTTCGTAATAATATATGAAATCGCGCCCTACCGGTACCGCAATTGACGTCTCGGGAACGCCGTCCCACAAAGATATCTGGTTGGGGAAGCCGTGCCAGTGGATCGTGTGGGAGTCGTCGAGGTCGGGCCGTTGCGGCATCCCCAGGTTGGTAAGGGTCAGTTCAACCCGGTCGCCGACTCTGACATCCAGGAGCGGCGCGGGTAACGTTGCCTTCCCCCGGCGCGCGAAGATCTCGTTTTCGGGAACCCCGGTCAGGTCAACGAAACCGAAGATATAGTGGACCGAGCCGTCGGGCATGGTGATGAAACTGTCGGTTGCCCCGTAACGCACCTGGACGAACGTCACGTGAAC
This Moorella sp. E308F DNA region includes the following protein-coding sequences:
- a CDS encoding multicopper oxidase domain-containing protein — its product is MPDGSVHYIFGFVDLTGVPENEIFARRGKATLPAPLLDVRVGDRVELTLTNLGMPQRPDLDDSHTIHWHGFPNQISLWDGVPETSIAVPVGRDFIYYYEPKDPGTYMYHCHFEPVEHIQMGMVGPLIARPADYNPANPLFKTAYGAGTGTEFDREYFLLISELDPVAHEQVQRVQEFDWSEYRPAYWLINGRAYPDTLHTAPDGDLSQQPYHSLIQANAGEKVLLRFINLGFEEHAITILGLPLRIVARDARLLRGLHGEDLSHWRDVLYFGAGQTVDVIIEPQQPALYPLFNRGYHKNTNAGATPGGMMTHITVYPAGTLPPQPGPGF